The Anguilla anguilla isolate fAngAng1 chromosome 4, fAngAng1.pri, whole genome shotgun sequence genome has a window encoding:
- the map2k2a gene encoding dual specificity mitogen-activated protein kinase kinase 2a has translation MAPKKKPGLTINPPIGEGQPASTTIEASSEANLEALQTKLGELDLDEQQRKRLENFLTQKAKVGELKDDDFHRICELGAGNGGVVNKVRHKPSGLVMARKLIHLEIKQAIRNQIIRELQVLHECNSPYIVGFYGAFYSDGEISICMEHMDGGSLDQVLKEARRIPEEILGKVSIAVLRGLAYLREKHQIMHRDVKPSNILVNCRGEIKLCDFGVSGQLIDSMANSFVGTRSYMSPERLQGTHYSVQSDVWSMGLSLVELSIGRFPIPPPDAKELEAIFGRPVLDGAEGGMHSTSPRPRVPGRPVSGHGMDSRPAMAIFELLDYIVNEPPPKLPHGVFTADFQDFVTRCLIKNPAERADLKMLMNHTFIKRSEVEEVDFAGWLCKIMGLNQPSTPTRSAV, from the exons ATGGCCCCAAAGAAGAAACCGGGTCTCACAATAAACCCGCCGATCGGAGAGGGGCAGCCGGCGTCAACCACCATTGAAGCCTCCTCAGA GGCCAACTTGGAGGCCCTGCAGACGAAGCTGGGAGAGCTGGACCTGGACGAGCAGCAGAGAAAGCGCCTGGAGAACTTCCTCACGCAGAAGGCCAAGGTGGGCGAGCTGAAGGACGACGACTTCCATCGCATCTGCGAGCTCGGGGCCGGCAACGGGGGCGTGGTCAACAAGGTCCGCCACAAACCCTCCGGGTTGGTCATGGCCAGAAAG CTGATCCACCTGGAGATCAAGCAGGCCATCAGGAACCAGATCATCCGCGAGCTGCAGGTCCTGCACGAGTGCAACTCCCCTTACATCGTGGGCTTCTACGGGGCCTTCTACAGCGACGGCGAGATCAGCATCTGCATGGAGCACATG GACGGAGGCTCGCTGGATCAGGTGCTGAAGGAAGCCAGAAGGATCCCAGAGGAAATTTTGGGCAAAGTCAGCATAGCA GTTCTCAGAGGGCTGGCCTACCTGCGGGAGAAGCACCAGATCATGCACAGAG ACGTCAAGCCCTCCAACATCCTGGTGAACTGCCGCGGGGAGATCAAGCTCTGCGACTTCGGCGTGAGCGGCCAGCTCATCGACTCCATGGCCAACTCCTTCGTGGGAACGCGCTCCTACATGTCG cCGGAGAGACTGCAGGGCACGCACTACTCGGTGCAGTCGGACGTGTGGAGCATGGGCCTGTCCCTGGTGGAGCTGTCCATCGGCCGcttccccatccccccacccgaCGCCAAGGAGCTGGAGGCCATCTTCGGCCGGCCCGTGCTGgacggggcggagggggggatGCACAGCACCTCCCCGCGGCCCAGGGTCCCGGGACGGCCAGTCAGCG GGCACGGCATGGACAGCAGGCCGGCCATGGCCATATTCGAGCTGCTGGACTACATCGTCAACGAG ccTCCCCCCAAACTCCCCCACGGCGTCTTCACGGCGGACTTCCAGGACTTCGTGACGAGGTG ccTCATCAAAAACCCGGCAGAGCGAGCCGACCTGAAGATGCTAATG